Proteins encoded together in one Vanessa tameamea isolate UH-Manoa-2023 chromosome 28, ilVanTame1 primary haplotype, whole genome shotgun sequence window:
- the LOC135194216 gene encoding prostatic spermine-binding protein-like: protein MNSRINRVLNVYTCQYSHDKIHLFRISETALKYGDDDEFDDIVGDYDGGDDDDDDNDFYDNDDGGDNDDRDDDDVDYKDDASDHNDDHEDDDHNDDHDHDDDDDHNDDHDDDDVDYKDDASDHNDDHEDDDHNDDHDDDDDDDHNDDDGGGGDDDRDDDDVDYNDDASDDNDDHNGDDGGDDEDDDHDNDGD, encoded by the coding sequence atGAACTCGCGAATAAATCgtgttttaaatgtatacacATGCCAATATTCTCACGATAAAATTCACTTATTTAGGATAAGTGAAACGGCTCTAAAATATGGGGACGATGAtgaatttgatgatattgttGGTGATTatgatggtggtgatgatgatgatgacgataatgatttttatgataatgatgatggtGGTGATAATGATGATCGCGATGACGATGATGTTGATTATAAAGATGATGCCAGTGATCATAATGATGATCATGAAGATGATGATCATAATGATGATCACGAtcacgatgatgatgatgatcataaTGATGATCACGATGACGATGATGTTGATTATAAAGATGATGCCAGTGATCATAATGATGATCATGAAGATGATGATCATAATGATGAtcacgatgacgatgatgatgatgatcataatgatgatgatggtggtggTGGTGATGATGATCGCGATGACGATGATGTTGATTATAATGATGATGCCagtgatgataatgatgatcataatggtgatgatggtggtgatgatgaagatgatgatcaTGATAATGATGGTGATTAG
- the LOC135194217 gene encoding zinc finger protein 81-like, translating into MLSMQIEHRTFTTEVKQECIDSSDDSIWIVQTGDDDVTEQLEKLLKEIVGRLIIMKLLTKNQLDSNQVPKWTMDQDPVVQGLYVKEDGRNYDELKKHKCFNCSQIFPSSESLTSHKCRKRKQKSMLKDDSGVYVPSEEDFLKRAQGKPRPLEESGDKDLLIARGRKKKNREQMDSQIMTCHNCNESFTSKVRLKFHMQFHETSNLITSDGHYACSECENVKFDTETELFDHVHFQHDKQKRWQCPVKGCGKTFFLRATLTKHSRTHTDTRRYVCVTCGKRFLDKQTLDEHGVTHLQIKPFQCHICFKQLTRRSRLRMHLRAHEEELSPALVLTCAMCCRAFRDENDAQDHANKATECIEEFTNELKEETEATEQLSPTSGIVRHAVRVVGM; encoded by the exons ATGTTATCTATGCAA ATAGAACATCGAACGTTTACAACCGAAGTCAAACAAGAGTGTATAGACAGCAGCGACGACTCGATATGGATCGTGCAAACCGGAGACGATGACGTCACTGAACAGCTAGAGAAGCTGCTTAAG GAAATTGTTGGGCGTCTCATCATAATGAAGCTACTCACGAAAAATCAGCTTGATAGTAATCAAGTGCCAAAATGGACCATGGATCAGGATCCAGTAGTCCAGGGACTATat GTTAAAGAAGATGGTCGGAACTACGATGAACTGAAGAAACATAAGTGCTTTAATTGCAG tcaaatATTTCCTTCGTCCGAGTCTCTGACGAGCCACAAATGTAGAAAACGGAAGCAGAAATCCATGTTAAAAGATGATTCGGGAGTGTACGTGCCGTCTGAAGAGGATTTCTTAAAG agAGCTCAAGGAAAACCTCGTCCTCTCGAAGAGTCTGGTGACAAGGACCTATTAATAGCG CGAGGCCGTAAGAAGAAGAACCGGGAACAAATGGACTCTCAGATTATGACGTGTCATAATTGTAACGAATCGTTTACGTCCAAAGTGAGACTCAAATTTCATAT gCAATTCCACGAAACATCGAACCTCATAACGTCGGACGGTCATTACGCGTGTTCGGAGTGCGAGAACGTCAAGTTTGACACGGAAACCGAGTTATTCGACCACGTGCACTTCCAGCACGACAAGCAGAAACGCTGGCAGTGTCCGGTCAAGGGCTGCGGGAAGACGTTCTTTTTAAG GGCAACCCTGACGAAGCACAGTCGAACACACACTGACACCAGGCGTTACGTCTGTGTGACTTGCGGCAAAAGATTCCTTGACAAGCAGACGTTAGACGAACATGGCGTTACACATTTACAG ATAAAACCTTTCCAATGCCACATCTGCTTCAAACAACTGACCAGACGGTCTCGTCTCCGAATGCACTTGCGAGCTCACGAAGAGGAACTGTCTCCAGCGCTGGTGTTGACCTGTGCGATGTGCTGCCGAGCGTTCAGAGATGAAAACGATGCACAG GATCATGCCAATAAGGCGACTGAATGTATAGAGGAGTTCACTAATGAACTGAAAGAGGAAACCGAAGCTACGGAACAGCTGTCGCCGACCAGTGGCATCGTCAGACACGCGGTTCGAGTTGTTggtatgtaa
- the LOC135194218 gene encoding uncharacterized protein LOC135194218: MEDSPPLILCLENTNGEEVALKIEPYDTFKIFLDKAKSLLGYDVDLNAITGNQPVNLDESAYTFLLNAEQSLPDTNLDPPNYDNNPKDSDDLVYVLDDGTQIRASQIQFDNEDPLTDLTAENIPFVKYTDSPDENDINDIEIRTIKDINIVESPVANKNFSPKGNFANSLPFKLVCNNISNFEAQFAKYLESSAKMFATNSVTNKNRSPRNVDDFKNDDKTLKDSNNFYTREEILNMFKDSPVTPLPCEDNQSYETRRHVRKTDPSRLVYKGWNAKPIIDLDSAIDKHDCFICCKNIESNEKLYLFDKEDQMLHRCEQRKYMTQLKIICEKCLGENFKPSRMKSPSQSLNNDEYLVIKNNQQYIFQKTTSINFNNTIYNPRKTIEVDSRSKEEFVKVEIGPDGEIITKLVDNVRVDDMTIVKDEKKGSSSDLEIIEPETEIDIENIEDEDVKEFLGKYQRDGNVDAEELKCRFCNREFKELPEILDHCEDHKHDLDDGTVYPCLLCDYGYANIKWLKGHIKAAHGDQNQKKDEDAVEEINNGNKCT; encoded by the exons ATGGAAGATTCACCACCATTAATCCTCTGTTTGGAAAACACAAACGGGGAAGAAGTTGCATTAAAGATTGAACCATatgatacttttaaaatatttctggaTAAAGCCAA GTCACTTCTAGGCTATGACGTCGATTTAAACGCGATAACGGGCAACCAACCGGTCAATCTGGATGAAAGCGCTTATACTTTCCTTTTAAATGCTGAACAAAGTCTTCCGGATACAAATTTGGATCCACCAAATTACGATAATAATCCTAAAGATTCTGACGACCTAGTTTACGTCTTAGATGATGGAACACAAATACGAGCCTCTCAAATACAATTTGATAATGAAGATCCTCTCACAGATCTAACGGCTGAGAATATAccatttgttaaatatacaGATAGTCCAGAcgaaaatgatataaatgataTTGAAATTCGCACTATAAAAGATATCAACATAGTCGAAAGTCCTGTGGCAAATAAGAATTTTAGTCCAAAAGGCAATTTTGCCAATAGCCTCCCTTTTAAACTTGTCTGCAATAACATTTCGAATTTCGAAGCGCAGTTCGCTAAATATCTCGAATCCAGTGCGAAAATGTTCGCGACAAATTCTGTTACCAATAAAAACAGATCGCCTAGAAATgttgatgattttaaaaatgacgacaaaacattaaaagatagtaataacttttatactcgtgaagaaatacttaatatgttTAAAGATTCTCCCGTGACTCCTCTACCGTGTGAAGACAATCAAAGTTACGAAACTCGAAGACATGTACGGAAGACTGATCCTTCAAGACTTGTTTATAAGGGCTGGAATGCCAAACCAATTATAGACTTAGATTCAGCTATTGACAAACACGATTGTTTCATATGCTGTAAAAACATCGAAAGCAACGAAAAGttgtatttatttgacaaaGAAGATCAAATGTTGCATCGTTGCGAGCAAAGGAAATACATGACTCAGCTTAAAATTATATGCGAGAAATGCTTAGGAGAAAATTTTAAGCCAAGCAGAATGAAAAGTCCAAGTCAATCCTTAAACAACGATGAATATTtggtcattaaaaataatcaacaatatatttttcaaaagacaacatcaattaatttcaataatacaatttacaatcCAAGGAAAACAATAGAAGTGGATTCTAGAAGTAAAGAAGAATTTGTTAAAGTAGAAATTGGACCAGATGGAGAAATTATAACGAAACTTGTTGATAATGTGAGAGTCGATGATATGACTATAGTGAAAGATGAGAAAAAAGGTAGCTCGAGTGACTTGGAAATAATAGAGCCGGAAACGGAAATTGATATAGAAAACATTGAAGATGAAGACGTCAAGGAATTCTTGGGGAAGTACCAACGTGACGGTAATGTTGATGCAGAGGAATTAAAATGCAG ATTTTGTAATCGAGAATTCAAGGAGTTACCAGAAATATTAGACCACTGTGAAGACCATAAACACGATCTTGATGATGGTACCGTTTATCCGTGCCTGCTATGTGATTACG GATATGCCAATATAAAATGGCTTAAAGGTCATATAAAAGCTGCTCACGGGGATCAGAATCAAAAAAAGGACGAGGACGCTgttgaagaaataaataatggtaataaatgtacttaa